The following is a genomic window from Pelodiscus sinensis isolate JC-2024 chromosome 12, ASM4963464v1, whole genome shotgun sequence.
GAGGTGCCGTTGGGCTCCAGTGCTATGGGGCTCTGGCGTGGCATGACGTGGGGCTCTGGCGTGGTGTGGCGTGGCGTGGCATGAGGCTCCTCCGTGGCGTGGTGTGGGGCTCCATTGTGCCTTGCCGAGGTGCCGTTGGGCTCCACTGTGCCGTGGGGCTCTGGCGTGGCATGGCGTGGGGCTCCTCCATGGCGTGGCATGGGGCTCTGGCGTGGCATGGCGTGGGGCTCTGgtgtggcgtggcgtggcgtgagGCTCCTCCGTGGCGTGGTGTGGGGCTCCATTGTGCCTTGCCGAGGTGCCGTTGGGCTCCACTGTGCCGTGGGGCTCTGGCGTGGCATGGCGTGGGGCTCCTCCGTGGCGTGGCGTGGGGCGCTGCCGTGCCGTAGGTCTCACCTGCTGCAACAACCCAGCAGAGCTTGGAGCCCCTCCGAGACCCGGCTTCAGTGCATGCCAGGCTGTGCTGGGCCAGGGAGTTGCTGCGCCACGGAGCAAGGGGCACGCGATTTGCTGATGCCCCTTTCCGGAGCGCTGCCAGAGGAGCCCCGTGGCACAGCCGCCCTGGTGGCCGAAGcaagctggctgctggcccatgCACCCTGGCAAGGGGGTGGCTACGGGGCTGGCTGGTGGGGGAGTTGGGCTCCTGGTGTATGCCCCAGGCACCCTCTGGGCGGGATAGGACTGTCCCTGTGGGAACTGCCCTTAACTCCAGGGCTGGCTGGTGAACCACACGCTCCCCCGGGCCAGGTCGGGGCTCGGACCCTGCCAGGATGTGCCACGCAGCTGAGCGCAGACCCTAGTGGGCAGGTGCCCATGTCACCGAGGGCCACAGCTGGCATCAAACGGGTCCCTTGGGCAGCCAAAGCAGGGCGGGCAGTGCCCGTGCCCGGCGAGAGCGGGCGTCAGACGGGGGAGCCAGCgagagggcagggaagaggccGTGGCGGGCGGGGAGCGCTTCTGCCAGGCGCACAAAGGGCAGCGTTGTGTGCCGGGCCCGCGTCCGGCTCCCCGCTCTGCAGACAGCCGGTCTGTTGTTCGGTGTGAGAGGCGCTCGGGGCTTTTCTCTCCGCGTTGCTGGTGCGGCGCCTgccggctgcctgcccgcccgtgGGCACGTTCTAGGAGCCGGCGGTGCCAGCCGCGTGGCTCTCAGCTCGCCGCCCCCCGCGCAGCCCTGCCTGGCATGCGCCAGCACCCTCCCCACAGGCCTGCCAGGGAGGGGATCTTCTGCCCCGAGGGGGGCCAGGGGGCCCGGTTCAGCACCCGCCACAGGGAGATGCCAGGGCCACGTGCGAGCCTCCGCCCAGGCACTCCCTGGCAGCAGGTTGTGCAGTGGTGCATTCAGCCCCCCGCAACCGTGCCCACCCGCCCTGTCACCTgtgctgggctgcccccccgagGCGCCCCGATGGCTCTTGCGGGGAGAAGCGCGCTCCCCTCCTTGCCCCGGGCACGGGTGCCACCTGGCAGAGCGGGGCCCCAGcgaggccgtggggcgggggcgtAAGGACACGGGGGGTTCTGGCTCCAcctgcaggggcagtgccaggaGGCAGGGGTGTCCTGTCCGCCGGGTTAGGGTGCCAGCAGTGCCGCTCCTTGCAGGGCCGTGCGGCGGGCTCCGGGGCCACTGACAGCGGATCCTGCGCAGATGGGGCTGGGCTCAGGCTCGGTGCCCCCCAAGTGCCAGTCCTGGGTGGGAGCTTTTCCTTTCCAAGGGGCCTGTGAATGTCCACAGGGCAGTGGAAGGACTGGCAGGTGGGATCCAAGGTACTGCCTGTGGGGAGGTGCATGTGCAGGCATGTCTGCTCTCGCCCACGCGGTGCCCACGCTCTCGCCCACGCGGTGCCCACGCTCTCGCCCGCGCGGTGCCCACGCTCTCGCCCACGCGGTGCCCGCGCTCTCGCCCGCGCGGTGCCCGCGCTCTCGCCCGCGCGGTGCCCGCGCTCTCGCCCACGCGGTGCCCACGCTCTCGCCCACGCGGTGCCCGCGCTCTCGCCCGCGCGGTGCCCGCGCTCTCGCCCGCGCGGTGCCCGCGCTCTCGCCCGCGCGGTGCCCGCGCTCTCGCCCGCGCGGTGCCCGCGCTCTCGCCCGCGCGGTGCCCATGCTCTCGCCCACGCTCTCGCCCGCGCGGTGCCCATGCTCTCGCCCACGCTCTCGCCCGCGCCGGTGCCCATGCTCTCGCCCACGCTCTCGCCCGCGCGGTGCCCATGCTCTCGCCCACGCTCTCGCCCGCGCGGTGCCCATGCTCTCGCCCACGCTCTCGCCCGCGCCGGTGCCCACGCTCTTACCCACGCTCTCGCCCGCGCCGGGGCCCGCGCTCTCACCCACGCTCTCGCCCGCGCCGGGGCCCGCGCTCTTACCCACGCTCTCGCCCGCGCCGGTGCCCACGCTCTCGCCCACGCCGGTGCCCACGCTCTCGCCCGCGCCGGGGCCCGCGCTCTTACCCACGCTCTCGCCCGCGCCGGTGCCCGCGCTCTTACCCACGCTCTCGCCCGCGCCGGTGCCCACGCTCTCGCCCACGCCGGTGCCCATGCTCTTACCCACGCTCTCGCCCACGCCGGTGCCCACGCTCTCGCCCACGCCGGTGCCCGCGCTCTTACCCACGCTCTCGCCTGCGCTGGTGCCCGCGCTCTTACCCACGCTCTCGCCCGCGCCGGTGCCCACGCTCTCGCCCGCGCCGGTGCCCACGCTCTCGCCCACGCCGGTGCCCGCGCTCTTACCCACGCTCTTACCCACGCTCTCGCCCGCGCCGGTGCCCACGCTCTCGCCCACGCCGGTGCCCGCGCTCTTACCCACGCTCTTACCCACGCTCTCGCCCGCGCCGGTGCCCACGCTCTCGCCCACGCCAGTGCCCACGCTCTCGCCCACGCCGGTGCCCGCGCTCTTACCCACGCTCTTACCCACGCTCTCGCCCGCGCCGGTGCCCGCGCTCTTACCCACGCTCTTACCCACGCTCTCGCCCACGCCGGTGCCCGCGCTCTCGCCCGCGCCGGGGCCCACGCTCTCGCCCGCGCCGGTGCCCGTGCTCTTACCCACGCTCTCGCCCACGCTCTCGCCGGCGCCGGTGCCCGCGCCGGGGCCCACGCTCTCGCCCACACTCTCGCCCGCGCCGGTGCCCGCGCCGGGGCCCACGCTCTCGCCCGCGCCGGTGCTCACGCTCTCGCCCACGCTCTCGCCGGCGCCGGTGCCCGCGCCGGGGCCCACGCTCTCGCCCACACTCTCGCCCGCGCCGGTGCCCGCGCCGGTGCCCGCGCTCTCGCCCGCTTCTGGACGCTGTTCTGTTGGGGGACGATTGCTGAGGCTGGTCGCGCCAGGCGTCTCCGCACAGGGCTGTGATCGAATTGTCCGAGTCTGGTCCCCCCGGTGCCAATCCGGGGCTTTGGCTGGCAGGCTCCATCCCAGCGGCCTTTCCAAGCGGCTGCTTCGCGGTGCCTTGCGGGAGGCCGGCAGAGGTGGCCgtagggaagggggcggggcatcCTTGGGACACCTGCGGGGGGTATGAAATTCTCCCCATGCAGGACCGGGAGAGTCCTCTGGGTTCATGTTCCCTGGGAAACTTGTCCTCTGTCACCTCAGCCTTGTCGCGTTCCtgtgccctgcctcagtttccccacctgttgcAGCGAGGCAACAACTTGTCCTTGGGGCCCATGGGAGGTGTGAGGGTGGTGCTTTGTGATCACAGTGAGGGGGGCatctcccccctgccagccctttggcataagaggctgctgctggcggggAGTGCCAGCTAACACCCAGCCCTGGCAGCCAGCACAGGGATGCCAggctgagtggggggaggggggcagggtgtggatCAAGCTGGCCAGGCACAGGCTGAGCGGGAAGTTCACTGGGCGAAAACCTGGCCTTGGCTGTGAGCCGCTCACTTGGAAATGCggctggtgctggggtggggctccTGCCAGTCCCCTGGCAGCTGTCTCCAATTTTCCGCCTCGCGCCAGCCCATCTCCACAGCCCACCTGTCGCTGGGATTTCCAGCCATCCGGGCAGGGCCTGAGCCAAGCTCCCCACCGCACCACCCGTCCCTGGGGGTCTGGCAGCCCCGACTCCTGGGAGGCGCCCGCCTTCCGTTCAGAAACGCTGGCCCCTCCCCACGGGGCCAGTGTCTTCCCCTgcgtctccccccctcccccccccaaggttCCAGTGCTGGTTTGCTGGTGGGAACGGAGTCCCTGTGACCAAGTAATCAATCCCTggtttatagatggggaaactgaggcacgggcagAGCAGTGCCTTGCCCGGGCTCACCTGGAGTTGGCAGCAGAGCCCGGGTGTGCCAGCCCCGagttccctgctcccccctctgaCACTGGTGAGGGGCGTGGGGTGCTGCTAGTGACCGTGCTGTGGGCCGTGTTGGAGAGCCCCCATCCCCAAAGGGCCCGGCTGTTGGGCCTGGCAGTTTGGGCTTTGTGCCCCTCcccgcctcagtttcccatctgtagcTTGGGAAGAAGCGTTGTTAGTGCCCCCCCATCTTTGATCCCCCTCACTCCTCCTGCCTGACTGCCCCGGCCGTGGGGCTGCTCCCCGACCCCGGCACGGCCCAGGCAGCCTCGGGCCTGGAGCAGTAAAAGGGGTCGGCGTCTcctgatctctcccccccccccccccgtgtgccaaCCCGAGGGGCCAGGCACTGGGAGTCGGGTCCTGGCCCTGACCCCCTGTGCTTTGGCACATGTGAGCTACCCCCGGCGGCAGGGCCAGCGGGCCGGGCTCTCCGGGCTCCGCTCAGGGGcgggccagagctggggggccagCGGGCCGGGCTCTCCGGGCTCCGCTCAGGGGCGGGCCGGGCTCTCCGGGCTCCGCTCAGGGGCGGGCCGGGCTCTCCGGGCTCCGCTCAGGGGCGGGCCGGGCTCTCCGGGCTCCGCTCAGGGGCGGGCCGGGCTCTCCGGGCTCCGCTCAGGGGCGGGCCGGGCTCTCCGGGCTCCGCTCAGGGGCGGGCCGGGCTCTCCGGGCTCCGCTCGTGAGGAATTCTCCCTGGCTGACTCGCCGCGCTGGCACTTCCTGTCCGGCCGGGGGCACCGGAAACGGGAGCATTACGTGAGGGGCCCTGCAGGCGGCTCCGGACAGGATGCGAGCTGTTCTGGCAGGAAAGGCGGGCGAGGGCCGTGTTCCGGAGAGCGCCGGCCCGGCCCCTGGCTCTGGAGCCCTGTCACGACCTGGCCTTCCCCGCGGTGCTGGGCGCCCGGTTTCCAGCTGGGACCTCACCCGGGTGAACGAGCGGCTCCGGCGTCCCGCAGGGCTCGGCTCCGTCTCTTTCTGCCCGGCACCACCCAGGGCGAACGAGATGGGCTGTCAAGTGGCACCCTCCCCTGACCCGCCCCGCCCTGCTGCGCCAGCCGTGGCGCCCCCCAcggctctgccggggcccctggcCCACAGAATCGCACGGGTGGGGGTGTGGCCCTCCGAGCCAGTCGGGTCACTCTGGGTTTACCCTGCAGGGTCTGAAGGCagccggggctggagggggcccCGGGTGTCGGGGAGGTCCGGGGGCCGCACGGCGGGAGATGCCCACGGGCTCGGTGTGTTGCATCCCCCGCTTGGCTGGGAGCCAAggttggcagcagcagggcaggctggccAGGGAGCTGCCCACCCGCCTGCCATGCAGCCTGGGCGTGACTCATCCAGCACTGCCGGCCCGGAGCAGGGTGACTGGGACTGGGGGGGTTCTGAGTGGAGAGGCGGGGACGGGGGGACCCGGCGTCCGGGCTGCGTCCAAGCCAGTGGCGGATCCCCCTGCGGCTGGCGCTGGCAGTGCCCGGCCCCCAGCACGTGGCCGCACAGGGGTGGggtcagcagggctgggtgggcacTGGGAGATGCCGGTGGATTTCTGTCCCGGGGCCCTTGGCCGGGGCACTGGCCCGTTGAGCACGTGGGGCGTGGCTGGCACATGCCCCCAGGCTCCCCACGCTGGGTCTCTTGCCTCTGGGCGACCCCACAGGCCTTTGGCGGGCGGCGTGTGGCCCCGGGCGGGGGCTTGGAGCTGTGGCCGCCCCCTCACGCCGCCCTCCATGTCCCCGCAGAACGTGCTGGCCAAGGCGCTGTACGACAACGTCTCCGAGTCGCCGGACGAGCTGTCCTTCCGCAAGGGCGACATCATGACGGTGCTGGAGCGCAACACGcaggggctggagggctggtggctctgCTCGCTGCACGGGCGCCAGGGCATCGTGCCGGGCAACCGCCTCAAGATCCTGGTGGGCATGTACGACAAGAAGCAGCCGGCGGGGCCGCCGCCCCCCCAGGCCTCGCTGCCCGGCCCGccgccccccgccgcccgcccgccgggGGACAGCGTCTACCTGAGTCCGGCCCCCAGCATCTACCCGGGCCCCGCGCCCGGAGCCGCCTACcctgccccgcccgccaagcAGCCGCTGGCCTACCCCAAGCAGCcgccgctccccgccggccaggAGATCTACCAGGTGCCCCCCGCGCTGAGCCAGGCGCCCGAGCTCGCCACCAGCCCCCCGCAGGAGATCTACCAGGTGCCcccggccgtggggctggggcaggacctCTACCAGGTGCCGCCCTCCATGAGCCAGCCCCAGGACCTCTACCAGGTGCCGCCCTCCTTGGACGTGCGGGGCTGGGACGGGCCCAAGCCCCAGGGAAAGGTAGGATGCGTCCCCCTGCGCCGGCGCACCCCAGGGCCCCGCTTTGCCAGCCGGCGCACCCCAGGGCCCCGCTTTGCCAGCCGGCGCACCCCAGGACCCCGCTTTGCCAGCCAGCGTGCCCCAGAGCCCCGCTTTGCCAGCCGGCGCCCCCCAGGGCCCCGCTTTGCCAGCCGGCGCACCCCAGGGCCCCGCTTTTGCCCCatgcccatgggggggggtcccagtactggagcagcagctgggggtgggcaCGATGGGCGGGGGGCATTCCAGAATGGGGGGGACTGCCTGGCCTTTGCCTTCCGgagagagcaaagtgcacagacGTGTACCCCAGACTCAGGACCCCACCTCACTGGGGGCCGCAAACAGACCTGATGGGACTGCAGGACACTTGATAAGCAGCCACCCGGCTACCTGAAAGCAGGCGGGACCACGGAGTgtgctgggctagagaggttccGCCTGTGCCAGTGGTGCACACTCGCACATGCCCTGGTGCACACagaacaatttattccacacacggatggaaaaggtTAGCGGGAGCCTTGGCTCTGAGCGTGGGGGccgcaggcctggggcagagggttggggccaAAGACGAGGGgttcggtgggtgggagggggctgccagggagcgggtgtggccaggagggaaagTGCGGGGGGGTGAGATTCCTCCCTGGGGTTAGCCAGGGAGCCAGCCTGGCCTATGCTTCCCAGAGCAGGTGCGCAAGGGCAGCAGCCATGGTGCCCGTCAgtctggagctggggaggggaggccctTCCTCCAGGCAGGGCCACCCACCCCTGtgcccagacagctactgctggCTGCAGACCCCTGGAGCTTTGTGCTCCCCCAGCGACGGCCCGCCCAGGCTGGGAGCGCCTGCCCACCTCACCCGGTGCTCTCCTCCAGGTGGTGGTGCCCACGCGGGTGGGGCAGGCCTACATCTACGACTCACCCAAAGGCGAGCAGGACGAGTATGACATCCCCCGGCACCTGCTCTTCGGGCCCCAGGAGATCTACGACGTGCCCCCCGTCCGGGGCCTGCTCGCCAGCCAGGTCAGCCAGGAGGTGAggccctgggccagcaggcaggctgggaggCCTGTGGGCCTGGCTTCCAAGCCCCAGCGTGGCCCAGGGCCGCTGCTCTCCCCATACCCTGGCTTTGTCCACGTCGGCCAGGGGCGGAGCTTCCTTGCAGGGTGGCCCACCTGGGCTGGGGGGCGGAGCTTCCTCAGAGGACAGCCCCCTGAGTGGGGGGGCGGAGCTTCCTCAGAGGACAGCCCCCGGATGGGGGGGCGGAGCTTCTTCAAGGATagtcccctggggtgggaggcggagCTTCCTCAGGGTACTCTGGCTCTTGTGTCCTGGTTCCTCTCCCAGGGTGGGACGCGCAGGGCAGGGCTGTCTCCTCTACAGCTTGGGTGCGTCTCCCACGCAAGAACAAGGGGCACCTGCTCATGCTGAAAAGGGCAGAGTCCAGCGAGATTAGCCcgtggaactccctgccgcaTGACATGTCCAGGCCTCGCCTGTAGCAAGCTCCAAAGAGATCCCTAGTTGGGTCTCTCGAAGGCAGAAGTGATGCTGTGTGTCCAGGCTCCGCCCGAGAGCATCTGCAGGCGGGGAGCAAGGCAGGGTGCAGCCATCCCTCCTGTGGGACTCGTGCCCCTCCCTTGACAGGCGGGCTCCTGGGCTCCAGGCCGGGACACCGGGATCCGTGCGGCTGTAGGCGCGCAGGAGCTGATGCCTCGCTCGCTGTACCCGCAGGTCTACGACACCCCCCCGATGGCGGTGAAGGGCCCCACCAGCCGGGAGCCGGGCCAGGAAATCTACGACGTGCCGCCCAGCGTGGAGAAGGGCCTGCATCTGGCGCCCCACACAGTGCGTGGCTGGGAGGGGACAATGGGGCCAGGGAGGCTtgtgggcggggccgggatcgtgggcggggccaggcactgATGCCAGGAAGAGCtcatgggcagggccaggctcgtgggtggggccaggaacagATGCCAGTCAGGGCttgtgggcggggctgggaacagaTGCCAGTCAGGGCTCGTGGGCAGGACCAGGctcgtgggcagggctgggaacagatgCCAGTCAGGGCttgtgggcggggctgggaacagaTGCCAGTCAGGGcttgtgggcggggccaggctcgtgggcggggctgggaacagaTGCCAGTCAGGGcttgtgggcggggccaggctcgtgggcggggctgggaacagaTGCCAGTCAGGGcttgtgggtggggctgggaacagaTGCCAGTCAAGGCTCGTTGGCGGGGCCAGGCttgtgggcggggctgggaacagaTGCCAGTCAGGGcttgtgggtggggctgggaacagaTGCCAGTCAGGGcttgtgggcggggccaggctcgtgggcggggctgggaacaTGCCAGTCAGGGcttgtgggtggggctgggaacagaTGCCAGTCAGGGcttgtgggcggggccaggctcgtgggcggggctgggaacaTGCCAGTCAGGGCTCGTTGGCGGGGCCAGGcttgtgggtggggctgggaacagaTGCCAGTCAGGGcttgtgggcggggccaggcttgtgggcggggctgggaacagaTGCCAGTCAGGGCTCGTTGGCGGGGCCAGGCTTGTGGGCGGGGCCGTGCGCGGTGCTCACGTCCGTTGTGCCCTGGCCAGGTGTATGATGTGCCCCCTTCCGTGAGCAAGGACGTCCCGGACGGTCTGTGCCGAGAGGAGACCTACGACGTCCCACCTGCTTTCGCCAAGCCcaaggggctggagccagcccggCGCCCGGTGGAGCCGGCCCTGCCTGAGGACGTGTATGACGTGCCGCCAGCAGCCGGGAAGGGCGCCCCGGAGGCCCCCTGCCCGCAGGAGATCTACGATGTGCCGCCGGCGCTGCGGGGCCCGGCCCAGGACCTGTACGACGTGCCCCGGGAGCTGCGCCTGCCCGCCGAGGACGAGTCGGTCTACGACGTGCCGCCACAGGTGGACCGGGAGACCCGGGCGGGCGAGGCCAAGCGGCTCTCAGCCTCGAGCACGGGCAGCGCCCGCAGCAACGTCTCCAGCTCCTCCCTGGACGCGGGGCCGGGCAAGGAGGCGCCCAAGGAGCTGGGCCTGGACCTGGATGCAGCCATGGAGCTGCTGGCCCGGCTCCAGCACCATGTCAGCAGCTCCGTCTCCTACCTCATGTCCTTCGCCGGCCGGCGCGGCCCGGAGCAGCTGGAGCTGCGGGCGGCGGCCGAGGGCGTCcaggtggcgctgcgggacctgTTGGAGTTCGCCCGGGGGGCCGTGGGCAGCGCGGCCCAGGCCTCGGACCGCGCCCTGCATGCCAAGCTGAGCAAGCAGCTGCAGAAGATGGAGGAGGCGCACCAGGCCCTGCTGCGGCACAGCCAGGCGCTGGAGGGCTGCGGCTGGGCCCCCAGCGCCGACGACCTGGACCGGCTGGTGATGTCGGCACGGGGCGTCCCCGACGACGCCAAGCAGCTGGCGTCCTTCCTGCACGGCAACGCCTCGCTGCTGTTCCGCCGGGGCAGGCCGCCCGCCGAGGGCCCGGACGCCAGCCCGCCCctggccagccaccccccagcgGCGCCCGCCGACAAGGCCAGCAGCATCCAgtcccggcccctgccctccccgcccaAGTTCCTGGCGCAGGAGTCGCCCGACGGGCAGTACGAGAGCAGCGAGGGCGGCTGGATGGAGGACTACGACTACGTGCACCTGCAGGTGGGCAGCGGGGGGCGGGCGCcccggcagagccaggcccccggAGGCCGTGGGGACCGGTGCCTGCCGCCTTCCCCGGCACCCTGCCCTCGCCGGGGGGGGCCTGCTCCCTGAGCTGGATAGGAGCAGCGGGGGGCCGGGGTGAGCCGGGGCGGGCAGCGTTCCTAGGGCACCTTTGACAGCCCAGAGGGCCATTGTGGTGGGGCTCCCGCCTgcttggggggctgggccccctgGATCTCAGGGGCCGGCGCTGGCTGTGCTCCCTACGCAGCAGCCGCTCCGAGTGCGCAGTCCGGGCCACgtccgggtgggggggggctgcctccctcccgcCTGGCCGGGCCCCTTGCTGGGCCGCGGGCTtactccagccacgggctgcaGCGCCACCGCCTGGCCACCTGCCGTACTGCACCCAGGCTGCTGCGCTGTAGCCAGCTGGGGGGTGTCCCCcgtggcggggcagggctgggtgtgcgGGCACCCCGGGAGCCTCCAGCGTGCCCGCCGGGGAGGGGCGAGGAACCGGGGCCCGgagctgtctcccagcaccggGGCTCCCCAGCATGGCGGTGCCGGGCCAGCCCCGTTCCTCACCGGGctccaggcaggagagggggagcccCGGATCTCTGCCCTGGCAGCTGGGGTGAAGGCGCCTTGGGGCAGTtactccccccttccccgccattacatccctcctccccccggggccgttactcccccctccccccattactcccctcctccccctggggccgttactcccccctccccccattacttccctcctccctctggaGCCGTTACTCACTTCTTCCCCTGttactctctcctccccccggggccgttacacctccctccctcctccccccggggccattactcccccctcccccattactcccctccttcccccagggccGTTACTCACTCCTCCCCCTgttactcccccctccccctgttactcctctccttcccccagggcCGTTACTCCTTCCCCTgttactcccccctccccctgttactctctcctccccccggggccgttactcccccctccccctgttactcccctccttcccctgttactccctcctccccctgttactcctctccttcccccagggcCGTTACTCACTCCTTCCCCTgttactcccccctccccctgttactcctctccttcccccagggcCGTTACTCACTCCTTCCCCTgttactcccctctcccccgttacttcccccctccctctggggctgtTACtcaccccagcctctctccttccaggGCAAGGAGGAGTTTGAGAAAACCCAGAAGGAGCTGCTGGAAAAAGGCAACATCATACGGCAGGGCAaggggcagctggagcagcagcaggtacgGGGGTAGcccggggagctgggcaggggcttggctcgcgcgggggggaggctgggaagggCCCCCACCGCGGGGCCGGCCCCCTGACGCGCTCTCCCGCCTCCCCGCAGCTGAAGCAGTTTGAGCGGCTGGAGCAGGAGGTGACGCGGCCCATCGACAACGACCTGTCCAGCTGGGCGCCGCCGCAGCCCTACGCACAGGTGCGGGGCGGCAGCGCCCTGGGCCCCTCCgaccgccagctgctgctcttctACCTGGAGCAGTGCGAGGCCGGCCTGGCCGCGCTCACCAGCGCCGTGGACGCCTTCCTGGCCGCCGTGGGCGCCAACCAGCCGCCCAAGATCTTCGTGGCCCACAGCAAGTTCGTCATCCTGAGCGCCCACAAGCTGGTGTTCATCGGCGACACGCTGGCGCGCCAGGCCCGGGCCCCGGACGTGCGCCACCGGGTGACTCAGCACAGCAACCGCCTGTGCGACCTGCTCAAGGAGCTAGTGGGGAGCACCAAGGCGGCCGCCCTGCACTACCCCTCGCCCGCCGCCGCCCGGGACATGCTGGAGCGGGTCCGAGAGCTGGCCGGCGGCACGCAGCAGTTCCACATGGCgctggggcagctggcagccaTGTGACCGGCGCCGGGCACGCCCTCCCGCCGCGGCCCCGGGGCGCCAGGCGCCTGGCACGGGCCTTGGACGTATTTCAGGAGACCCTCGGGGGGGCGCCGGAGTGAGCCTGGGAACGCAGAGGGGCCTCCCCCGAACGCAGCCACCGAGGCAGATCCCTGTGCTCCGGGAGGGGTTTGGCCACGGGGCCGAGAACGAGAGTTGCTGGAACTGGAGCCGAGCAGGCGGGCTGCGCTGATTTCCTTTGACTGAATGATGGAGCTCTCCCGCCTCGCGGGCAGCCGGGGCGTTGTGCTGGGCGAAGGCAGGGAAAGGCAAGGGGAGGTCTCTATCTATCGATAAAGTACAGTCAAACTGTAAGCCAGAGGGGTGTCTGTGTCCGCCACCTGGCCCACAGCGCTGGGTCTGGCCGGCGGCCCCTGGGCACAGGGAGATGTGCCTCGCCGGGGCATGGCAAGACAGCACCCAGAGTTACCCAGCAGTTGGTGCCTCGAAGTGTGTGGGTTCCCGGAGCAGGAGGGAACCTCATGCCTGTCTGGGCCCCTTGGCATGGCAGCACAGAGGTTTGCCTAGAGCCAGGGGGTTGTGTCAGGGGGACCTGCCAT
Proteins encoded in this region:
- the BCAR1 gene encoding breast cancer anti-estrogen resistance protein 1 isoform X1, with the translated sequence MSPQNVLAKALYDNVSESPDELSFRKGDIMTVLERNTQGLEGWWLCSLHGRQGIVPGNRLKILVGMYDKKQPAGPPPPQASLPGPPPPAARPPGDSVYLSPAPSIYPGPAPGAAYPAPPAKQPLAYPKQPPLPAGQEIYQVPPALSQAPELATSPPQEIYQVPPAVGLGQDLYQVPPSMSQPQDLYQVPPSLDVRGWDGPKPQGKVVVPTRVGQAYIYDSPKGEQDEYDIPRHLLFGPQEIYDVPPVRGLLASQVYDTPPMAVKGPTSREPGQEIYDVPPSVEKGLHLAPHTVYDVPPSVSKDVPDGLCREETYDVPPAFAKPKGLEPARRPVEPALPEDVYDVPPAAGKGAPEAPCPQEIYDVPPALRGPAQDLYDVPRELRLPAEDESVYDVPPQVDRETRAGEAKRLSASSTGSARSNVSSSSLDAGPGKEAPKELGLDLDAAMELLARLQHHVSSSVSYLMSFAGRRGPEQLELRAAAEGVQVALRDLLEFARGAVGSAAQASDRALHAKLSKQLQKMEEAHQALLRHSQALEGCGWAPSADDLDRLVMSARGVPDDAKQLASFLHGNASLLFRRGRPPAEGPDASPPLASHPPAAPADKASSIQSRPLPSPPKFLAQESPDGQYESSEGGWMEDYDYVHLQGKEEFEKTQKELLEKGNIIRQGKGQLEQQQLKQFERLEQEVTRPIDNDLSSWAPPQPYAQVRGGSALGPSDRQLLLFYLEQCEAGLAALTSAVDAFLAAVGANQPPKIFVAHSKFVILSAHKLVFIGDTLARQARAPDVRHRVTQHSNRLCDLLKELVGSTKAAALHYPSPAAARDMLERVRELAGGTQQFHMALGQLAAM
- the BCAR1 gene encoding breast cancer anti-estrogen resistance protein 1 isoform X2; the encoded protein is MNYLNVLAKALYDNVSESPDELSFRKGDIMTVLERNTQGLEGWWLCSLHGRQGIVPGNRLKILVGMYDKKQPAGPPPPQASLPGPPPPAARPPGDSVYLSPAPSIYPGPAPGAAYPAPPAKQPLAYPKQPPLPAGQEIYQVPPALSQAPELATSPPQEIYQVPPAVGLGQDLYQVPPSMSQPQDLYQVPPSLDVRGWDGPKPQGKVVVPTRVGQAYIYDSPKGEQDEYDIPRHLLFGPQEIYDVPPVRGLLASQVSQEVYDTPPMAVKGPTSREPGQEIYDVPPSVEKGLHLAPHTVYDVPPSVSKDVPDGLCREETYDVPPAFAKPKGLEPARRPVEPALPEDVYDVPPAAGKGAPEAPCPQEIYDVPPALRGPAQDLYDVPRELRLPAEDESVYDVPPQVDRETRAGEAKRLSASSTGSARSNVSSSSLDAGPGKEAPKELGLDLDAAMELLARLQHHVSSSVSYLMSFAGRRGPEQLELRAAAEGVQVALRDLLEFARGAVGSAAQASDRALHAKLSKQLQKMEEAHQALLRHSQALEGCGWAPSADDLDRLVMSARGVPDDAKQLASFLHGNASLLFRRGRPPAEGPDASPPLASHPPAAPADKASSIQSRPLPSPPKFLAQESPDGQYESSEGGWMEDYDYVHLQGKEEFEKTQKELLEKGNIIRQGKGQLEQQQLKQFERLEQEVTRPIDNDLSSWAPPQPYAQVRGGSALGPSDRQLLLFYLEQCEAGLAALTSAVDAFLAAVGANQPPKIFVAHSKFVILSAHKLVFIGDTLARQARAPDVRHRVTQHSNRLCDLLKELVGSTKAAALHYPSPAAARDMLERVRELAGGTQQFHMALGQLAAM